The genomic interval AATTTATTCCACTTGCCGATAATGGCGAACTAAAAATTGATGAACTTGAAAAATTAATTTCCCCTAAAACCAAACTAATAGCATTTGTTCATATTTCAAATTCTCTCGGAACAATAAATCCTGTTAAAAAAATAATAGAAAAAGCTCATAAATATAATATTCCCGTATTAATTGACGGAGCACAAGCAATACAGCATAAAAAAACAGATGTAAGGGAACTTGATTGTGATTTTTATGTTTTTTCAGGACATAAAATGTATGGACCTAACGGCGTTGGCGTTTTATATGGCAAGGAAGAATGGCTTGAAAAACTTCCACCATATCAGTATGGAGGAGAAATGGTAAAAACCGTTAGTATAAAAAAAACATATTTTAATGAATTACCCTTTAAGTTTGAAGCAGGAACACCAAACTATATTGATGCTACAGCTTTAGGTACTGCCATTGAATATATTGAAAATATCGGATTTGAACAAATAAAAAAACATGAACATGAACTGTTAAAATATGCAACAGAAAAACTTACTCAAATAAAGGGAATTAAATTTTATGGCGAATCACCTGACAAATCCAGTGTTGTTTCGTTTTTACTTAAAGGGATACATCATTATGATACAGGCATGATACTTGACAAATTAGGAATTGCAGTACGAACAGGAACACATTGTTCCGAACCTGCTATGAAAAGATTTAATATTGATGGCACTGTCAGGGCATCATTTGCAATGTATAATAAAAAGGAAGAAATTGACAGTTTATTTGATGGTTTACAAAAAGTAATACAAATGTTTAGTTAAAATTGACAAACCCAAGGATACACAAAGCCCTGACAGTCAACAACATTGCTTGATAAAAGTAATAAAAATAAAAATTAACCGAAAAATTATTGTATAAAATATAATAATACTATCTTTGCGACCTAAATTATTATTATTATTATTATTAAACAATGAAAAAAGGAACAGTAAAATTTTTCAATGAATCTAAAGGATTTGGATTCATTGTCGAAGATGATTCAAAAAACGAGTACTTCGTTCACGTTTCCGGCTTAATTGACGAAATTCATGAAGGAGATTTAGTAGAATTTGAATTAAAAGAAGGTAAAAAAGGATTA from Bacteroidales bacterium carries:
- a CDS encoding cysteine desulfurase — encoded protein: MSFNIDKIRKDFPILNQKIYGKPLIYLDNAATTQKPQVVIDKISELYSKKNSNIHRGVHFLSNVATEEYENSRKIIRKFINAKSTNEIIFTKGTTDAINLIVSSFGEKYIKSGDEIIVTEMEHHSNLVPWQMLCERKNAKLKFIPLADNGELKIDELEKLISPKTKLIAFVHISNSLGTINPVKKIIEKAHKYNIPVLIDGAQAIQHKKTDVRELDCDFYVFSGHKMYGPNGVGVLYGKEEWLEKLPPYQYGGEMVKTVSIKKTYFNELPFKFEAGTPNYIDATALGTAIEYIENIGFEQIKKHEHELLKYATEKLTQIKGIKFYGESPDKSSVVSFLLKGIHHYDTGMILDKLGIAVRTGTHCSEPAMKRFNIDGTVRASFAMYNKKEEIDSLFDGLQKVIQMFS
- a CDS encoding cold shock domain-containing protein — protein: MKKGTVKFFNESKGFGFIVEDDSKNEYFVHVSGLIDEIHEGDLVEFELKEGKKGLNAVNVKVI